AAAATTGTTGCCGCTCTGGCCGTTTCCGGTCCCGTCGGCCGGCTGACCGTGGATCGGATGAAAGAAGTGGTCCCCCATGCGATTGAGGCGGCGGAGCGGATGCAAAAGATGATGAAAAAATAAGGATCGGGAAAGAATAAACTTAAAAACCATTACGGCAAGGAGGGTCCGTCATGGTGAAGCCGGATCGCGAAGCCTTAAAAAAGCGGCTGACCCCGATGCAGTATCAAGTGACGCAGGAAAACGGAACGGAACCGCCGTTTCGAAACGAATACTGGGACAACAAACGGGAAGGGATCTACGTCGACATCGTCTCAGGGGAGCCCCTGTTCAACTCGACGGATCAATACGATGCCGGTTGCGGCTGGCCCAGCTTCACCCGGCCGATTCAAAAGGAAGAGATCGAGGAACGGGAGGACCGAAGCCACGGCATGTTCCGCACCGAAGTGCGCAGCAAAACCGCCGACTCCCACCTGGGCCACGTCTTTCCCGACGGCCCCGGACCGGAAGGCCTGCGCTACTGCATCAACTCCGCCGCCCTGCGTTTTATTCCCAAGGAGGAGTTGGAGCAGGAAGGATATGGGAAGTATCGGAAGTTGTTTAAAACCACCGGCGATCAATAAGCCGATGGTTTTTAAATGAATGGCGAATTTGATTTTCAACACCCTGATAGGATTATTACGACAGATCCTCATTTCTGTCAAAGCCATAATCCCTTTCGACCCGACACACTCTGGTTTTGTATCGAAGATACCACTGTGCTTTTCCTTTTTGCTGAGCCAGTTGATGGAGTGAATGTTCCTTCCAATTTTGAATGGCTTCTGTGGATTCCCAATAAGAAATCGTCAACCCAAAGCCGTTTTTATCCCGTACACTTTCCACGCCTAAAAATCCCGGCTGATCGGAGGCCAGCTTCACCATTTTTTCCCCCATGACCTCGTATCCGTTGTCGTCTTCACTGCGTTCCGAGGAAAAAATGACGGCATAATAAGGAGGGTTGGGGGTTTTCGCGATGTGACTCATGACGGATCCCTCTTCTCTTTTGCGATTTACTATTTCGGATCATTGATTTTATTATCGGATAAGAGGAGCCGCATGACTACCCGATCATATTCCTTACAATAAAAAACCAAAAGAAGACCGGCATCTTGGTGCCGGTCTTCTTTCGTTTAAAGATTAGTCTTCGCTTTTAATGGAAACGATTCCTGTTTCACCGGAACGGACGTCTCCGTCTTTGAGAAGGGTCAGCTTTTCTCCTTCTTCCAAGTTGGTGATCACAATGGGGGTGATCGTCGATTTGGCTTTTTTCTTCACGGCATCCAGGTCCACTTTCAGGAGGCGTTGTCCCTGTTTGACCCGGTCGCCCTTTTTGATCAGGAGATCGAAACCTTCTCCTTCCATCTTGACGGTGTCGATCCCGACGTGGATCAGGATCTCGATCCCGTGGTCGGATTGAATGCCGATGGCGTGTTTGGTGGGGAAGACGTTGATCACTTTGCCGTCCACAGGGGAGACGACGGTGCCGTCGGCGGGTTCAATGGCAAAGCCGTCGCCCATCATTTTGCCGGAGAAGACTTCATCGGGAACTTTCGTGATGGGCAGGATCTTCCCTTTCATCGGGGCGCCGATTTCCTCCCGGCCGTCGGTGCTCCGGACGCTTCCATCTTCTTTGGTTTGGACCGGTTCCGTGGTACGCGGTTTTTTACCGCGGATGATATCCTGTATTTGGCCTTTCAGATTATCGGACTGGGTTCCAAAAATAGCCTGGATGCTTTCGCCGTAGACCAGTACACCCGAGGCCCCCAGCTTTTTGAGGCGGTCTTGGTCCACTTGTTTCGCATCTTTGACGATCACGCGCAGACGGGTGATGCAAGCATCCAGGTTGGCGATGTTGTCTGCGCCGCCGAAAGCGTCCAGCACGTCGTGGGCCAATTCGCCTTCTTTACCCGCTTCCGTGCTGTCGTCGGCATCATCTTCATCCTCGCGACCCGGTGTTTTCAGATTGAACTTGCGGATTGCGAAGCGGAAGCCGAAGTAGTAGATCACTGCGAAGGCTGCACCGACGGGCAGGATCAGAATCGAATTGGTGGACAGGTTCCAATACAGGAGATAGTCGATCACTCCGCCTGAGAAAGTCATTCCCGCTTTGACACCGAGGAAATCCATCAGGGCGAAAGAGATACCGGCGAACAGGGCGTGAATGGCAAACAGCAGCGGCGCGACGAACAGGAACGAAAATTCAATCGGCTCCGTAATCCCCGTCAGGAACGAAGTGAGGGCAGCGGACAACATAATGCCGCCTACCACTTTTTTCCTCTCTTTGCGCGCTTCATGGTAGATGGCCAAGGCGGCCGCCGGCAGACCGAACATCATAAAAGGAAACTTTCCGGTCATAAAGGTTCCCGCCGTAGGATCTCCGCCGAAGAAGCGATGGAAGTCTCCACGGAAGACTTCGCCGGCAGCGTTTTGAAAGGTGCCGAACTCAAACCAGATCGGTGAGTAAAAGATGTGATGCAAGCCGAAAGGGATCAGAGAACGCTCGATGACGCCGAAGATAAAGGCGGCCAATAAGGTATTTTGACCCGTTACCGCCGTGCCGAAGGTATCGATGACCGACTGAATCGGCGGCCAGATGAAAAAGAAGGCGATTCCCATCAGGAACGAAGTAACGGCGGTAACGATCGGAACAAAGCGTCGTCCCCCAAAAAAGCCGAGATACGGGGGCAGCTGAATATCATGGAATCGATTATATAGATACGCGGCTACAATCCCCATGATAATCCCGCCGAACACCCCCATCTGGATGGTGTCGATGCCCAGTACCTGGACCGTCTCCAAGCCTTGATCATTGGCCAGGATCCCCATGGTGGTGTTCATAATCAGATAACCCACCACTGCGGCGACACCGGCGGTGCCTTCACCGCCAGCCAAACCGATGGCTACGCCAATTGCAAACAATAGAGGCAGGTTGTCAAAAATGACGCCGCCTGCTTGTTCCATCAACGGAATGTTGAGAACGTTTTCATGTCCCAGCCCGAGCAACAAACCCGCAGCGGGCAAGAGGGCGACAGGCAGCATCAGAGCCCGTCCGACCCGTTGTAACACAGCAAAAGCCTTTTTGAACACGGTGAAACCTCCCTATAAAATAAAGATCTCGTAGCACTGCGCAAACAAGTAAAAGCAACAATCATGCCAATTGAAAATAGGGTTCGGGTTCACTGGTGGAAACGACTCGATTGCTTCTCCTAGGGAATAAGCTGTGCAACGGTTGGCCCGGATAGTGTGCAAGCGCTTGTCTGTCCGTATCCGTTTCGGCAGGGTCGATAGACCGTTGGGATCACAGATTGATTTCATGTTTGGCTTCATTCCGCACGTAAAGCTGTCCAGTGTGCACTTCCAGCGTATTTTTAGATCTCAAAACGCTCCCGGTGGGGGAGCAACCGAAGGACCCGTCCGGGAGCGTGTTTTCGTCTGTCTGTTTTATCCTCTCAACCACCAAATCGCAACAGCGATGATCACACTGAACCCAAGACCGCTCACCATAAACAGAATGGGAAGCTGGTGTCGTCGATCCAAGTGCATGAAGGTTGCCAGCTGCAATACGGTTTGGATGGCCGCCAGTACCAGGATGACGGTTAAGGTGAGCCCCCTCGGGAGATACTCGGTGGCGACAGCGGCAAATGCGATCGCTGTCAAAAGAATCATCCATCCAAAGGCCCGGATGTGCTTTCCGGAGGTTTCCCGGGGTCTGGTGTTTTCACGGTGATCGGTGTGGGTCATGGGAATTCCGCCTTTTCGGTGTTTCTACCTTGCAGGGTGCACCTTTTGGGGTTGCTTTATGCGAATTGGATTCGCTCTCGTTTTGCACTCGGGCTTGTCTGGTTATTCAATTTCCCGCAAAATAAGAGAGGGTCGGTGTGGCTTTTGATTCGTCTTTGCACTCATAGAGCACAAGTCTCGCCCGGGTCACTGTTGTTCCCTGGTCTCGCTATGCGCTTTTGCAAAAAAGGAAGACGGCCATACCGGCCCGGGATCTCGCGCTACGGATTGTTCAGACACGCCCTAAAGCACACGTCTTCCTTTGATGGACGACAGGCGTTGATTTGGATACAATACAGACAAGGAGGGATGGATGGTATGGCACAAGATTTTTACATTCAACAAATGCAAATGATGGTTCAACCGATGCGGGATGAGCTGACTCGGATCGGTTTTACAGAATTGACTACACCGGAGGAAGTGGAACAAGCCTTGGAAGGCGAGGGCGCCAAGGGGACGGCTCTGATCGTCGTCAATTCGGTCTGCGGATGCGCCGCCGGACTGGCCCGGCCGGCTGTGGCCCACTCTCTCAACAATAAGAAGAAACCGGACCATTTGTTCACTGTGTTTGCGGGACAAGACAAAGAAGCAACGGCAAAAGCCCGGGAATACTTCACCGGCTATCCGCCGTCCTCCCCGTCTTTCGCCTTGATGAAAGACGGAGAGCTGGTACACATGGTGCAGCGTCACGAGATCGAGGATCGTTCGCTGGAAGAGATCGCTGCCAACCTGACCAGCGCTTACGACAAGCATTGCTAAAAGCACCCCTTGTGGGGTGTCAGGTTGATGTTTAACGTGAGATTGGGGAACGAAGGTGACCATGGCGAGACCTTATGCTTTGAGAGCCTGTCTATCTTCCGTAAGAGCAGGAGAGGGTCGGGATGGCTGGCGGAGAGCCTTTGCCGTTTTTTGCAACGAAACGAAGACAGCCATCCCGACCCGGTCTCGCCCTACAGATGATTTCACCTACCTTCCGTAAAACGGGACTCGGGTCTGTGGTCGTCCCCTCTTCCTGCAATAAAGCGTTTGTCAGCAGCTTCAACGCCCCTCCGGGGCGTTTTTTGTATAGGTCATAAAAAAACTACCGGATGTTTCGCCCAAAAAGGGTGAACATCCGGTGGGAGGTTACATTCCGAAAAAGAAAGCTAACGCTTGCGGCAGATCCTTTTGCCAGAATCCCCAGGTATGGTTGCCATCCTGCTCGGTATAATGGATGCGGGCATCCTTTTCCTGCAGGGCGCGGTGGACTTCGCGGTTGCGACTCAGCAGATCCAAATTACCTATATGGGTGGGGACTGCTGTTTCCGCTTTCCCGATCGTTTGATAAATCTCCAGGTGGGACAAGGAATCGGTGTGACGGATCGCTTCCAGCGTCGGTTCCAGAAACGCACCGGATTGGGACAGAATCCGGTGAAATTGCTGCGGATTCTGAAGGGCCAGATGGAGAGAGACCGTCCCTCCCAGGGAGGAACCGCCCAGCACACGTTCTCCGGGAATGGCTGCAACGGGAAACTCGCCTTCTACATAAGGCAGGAGTTCATCCGTAAAAAAGCGAAGATAAGGTTGGTGGCGTTCACCGACCGGGGCGTACTCAGATGTTCGCTTCTCCTTATCCACCGGTATGGCCACGGCTGCAAAGGGGCGGATCTCTCCGTCCAGGATCAACCGGTTGGCCTGTGTGGCCAATCGGCCCAAGTTTAAATAATCGTCACCGTCCTGGAGATAGAGAACGGGATAGGAAGCATGGTCGTCATGTTCCGGCGGGAGATACACTTGAATGCTTCGGGTTTCCCCCAGGTGGCTGCTTTCCACTTCTCCATTGACAATCGTCCGTTTCAAGTATCGCTGGTCCATAGAACACCACTCTTCTTTCCAATCGTGTCCTTTATTTTACCCTATTTTGATGCCGGCGTCTCATTTTCGAGGGAAAAGGCAGATGGGACGCGTTTTTTCGAAACCCTCTATGTTGTACAAACTTTTTGATGTGCGGGGTGAACGATGGATGGGTCGAGCCGTTTGGTTTCCAACAGAAGGAGATATCAAACAGTCGCGTCTGGGACGATTGATGGCGAAGGTGGGGACGGAGAGCGCCGATGAGTTCCATAAACGGTCCGTGCAGGATGCGGCCTGGTTTTGGGAGACGGTGGAAAAGGATCTGGGGTTCGTCTGGGATCGTCCCTATCGGCAGGTATTGGACACTTCCAAGGGAATACCATGGGCCCGCTGGTTTGTAGAAGGGGGATTCAACGTTTCGGTGAACGCTCTCGATCGCTGGGTGGAAAAACCCTCTACCCGTCACCGGCTTGCATTGATCTGGGAAGGAGATAACGGAGAGGTGCAGAAATGGACCTACCGGGAACTGTGGACCGAGGTGAACCGGGCCGCCCGCGGCTTGCGGAAGCTGGGAATCGGTGAAGGGGACCGGGTGGCCATTTATTTGCCGATGGTGGTGGAAAATGTGGTTGCCATGCTGGCGGTTGCCCGGATCGGCGCCATCTTTACTCCGTGTTTCTCCGGTTATGGAGCAGAGGCGGTAGCCACTCGTTTGCGGGATTGCGAAGCCAAGGTGCTCATCACCGCCGACGGTTTCCTCCGTCGGGGAAAAACGGTCAACATGAAAGAGGAGGCGGACAAAGCGGCGGAACAGTCTCCCAGCGTCCAACATGTGGTGGTGGTTCGCCGGTTGGGGCGGCAAATTCCCGCCTTTCCCCGCGATGTGGATTGGTCCAATATGCTGTCCGCTGACCGTACACCGCTGACTGCCGCATCTACCGATGCGGATCACCCCTTTATGATCATCTATACCTCCGGCACCACCGGCCGCCCCAAAGGAACGGTTCATGTTCATGCAGGCTTTCCGGTCAAGGCGGCTTTCGACGCCGGGTACGGGATGGATCTGGATGAAGGCAGCGTTCTCTTCTGGATGACGGACATGGGTTGGATGATGGGACCGTGGATGGTGTTTGGCTCGCTGTTGACGGGAACCACCATGTTGCTGTTTGAAGGAACACCGGATTATCCCCATCCGGACCGGATGTGGCGGCTGGTGGAAGACCATGGTGTGACCCATCTGGGGCTCTCCCCGACGGTGGTGCGAGCGCTGATGAAACACGGGGATGAGTGGGTAAAAGGATGTCACCTGGAATCCTTGCGCGTGTTCGGTTCCACTGGGGAACCATGGAATCCGGAGCCGTGGCAGTGGTTGTTTGAAACGGTGGGGCAAAAGCGGGCACCGATCTGGAACTATTCCGGAGGAACAGAGATTTCTGGAGGCATTTTGGCCACCAATCTGATGAAACCCATCGCTCCCTGTTCATTTAGCGGACCCATGCCGGGGATGGATGCAGATGTGGTGAATGAACAGGGGAAAAGCATACGGAGAGAAGTCGGAGAGTTGGTGGTCCGTCAGCCTTGGGTCGGCATGACCCGAGGTTTTTGGCGGGATCCCGACCGTTATGAACAGACGTACTGGGAACGTTTTCCCGGTGTGTGGGTGCATGGAGACTGGGTGGAAGTGGACGAGGACGGGTTCTGGTACATTACCGGCCGTTCCGACGACACGCTGAAAATCGCGGGCAAACGCTTGGGTCCAGCCGAGATGGAATCCACGTTGGTCGATCATCCCGCCGTGCTGGAATCCGCCACGATCGGAGTGCCGGATGCCGATAAAGGGGAAGCAGCTGTCTGTTTTGTCATTTTGAAGGCGGAAGCAGACGAGAGGGAAGCGTTAAGGCGTGAACTGATGGCATGGGTGGGGGAACGGATGGGGAAAGCGCTTCGCCCCCGCGCCATTCATTTTGTCCGGGAGTTGCCCAAGACCCGCAACGGAAAAATCCTGCGCCGAGCGATTAAAGCTGCCTATACGGGCCAAGACGCCGGAGACCTCTCTTCACTGGAAAATCCGGATGCGATCCATGCCGTGCGGGCGTCTCATATCAATGGCTGAATGTTGTAGCATAAAACAATGAAAAAAAGAGAGCCCGATTCCCCGGAATCGGGTTATTTGCACAAACATCGAAAAAAATGATCGACCCTTTAATTAGCTGGAACTGGCTTTTTTTATGCATCTGTTTATAATGGAGATGTTACGAATCCTTTACTTTTTGTATTTATCATTTCTATTACAAATCCGGGTCGCCAACTAGGGCCTGTTGGTCATTCAATTTTCCGTAAGAAAAGGGAAGGGCGGTATGGATGGTGGAGAGCCTTTGTACTCACAGAGCACAAGTCTCGCCTTACGGATGGATCAGACAGGCCCTAATCGCACGGGGTCATGAATGGATGCGAGACAGTGGAAAATGGAAAATTGAAATGGACAAAAAACAAACGGAGGTTGCGAATATATAGAGTAGGGAGAGGTGTCGGCATTGCAAATCCTGGGGGACGGTGATCAAAACCAGGAAAAGCGGGAACTAGAAGAGCGCGTGTTGAAAGCCCAAGCCGACGAGTCTTCCGGGCAGCGTGAAGCGCTGTTGGGCGAATACCGATCATACGTCATCAAGATCGCCTCTCGTATTTGCAAACGAAACATCACCATCCAGGATGATGAGTACTCCATTGCTCTGGCGGGGTTTAACGAGGCGATTACACAGTACCGTCGCAGCGAACCGTCTTCCTTTCTGACCTTTGCTTATATGGTTGTACAGCGAAGGTTGGCCGATCACTATCGGAGGGAGCAAAAGCACCAGAACCAAGTGCCGTTGATTCCTCCCGACTCCAGAGAGAATGAACCGACTCACAGGGAAGTAGTGGCGGAATCGTTTGAGCGGT
Above is a window of Desmospora profundinema DNA encoding:
- a CDS encoding BrxA/BrxB family bacilliredoxin translates to MAQDFYIQQMQMMVQPMRDELTRIGFTELTTPEEVEQALEGEGAKGTALIVVNSVCGCAAGLARPAVAHSLNNKKKPDHLFTVFAGQDKEATAKAREYFTGYPPSSPSFALMKDGELVHMVQRHEIEDRSLEEIAANLTSAYDKHC
- a CDS encoding cytochrome C oxidase subunit IV family protein; protein product: MTHTDHRENTRPRETSGKHIRAFGWMILLTAIAFAAVATEYLPRGLTLTVILVLAAIQTVLQLATFMHLDRRHQLPILFMVSGLGFSVIIAVAIWWLRG
- a CDS encoding alpha/beta hydrolase, which produces MDQRYLKRTIVNGEVESSHLGETRSIQVYLPPEHDDHASYPVLYLQDGDDYLNLGRLATQANRLILDGEIRPFAAVAIPVDKEKRTSEYAPVGERHQPYLRFFTDELLPYVEGEFPVAAIPGERVLGGSSLGGTVSLHLALQNPQQFHRILSQSGAFLEPTLEAIRHTDSLSHLEIYQTIGKAETAVPTHIGNLDLLSRNREVHRALQEKDARIHYTEQDGNHTWGFWQKDLPQALAFFFGM
- the msrB gene encoding peptide-methionine (R)-S-oxide reductase MsrB; protein product: MVKPDREALKKRLTPMQYQVTQENGTEPPFRNEYWDNKREGIYVDIVSGEPLFNSTDQYDAGCGWPSFTRPIQKEEIEEREDRSHGMFRTEVRSKTADSHLGHVFPDGPGPEGLRYCINSAALRFIPKEELEQEGYGKYRKLFKTTGDQ
- the ptsG gene encoding glucose-specific PTS transporter subunit IIBC, with the translated sequence MFKKAFAVLQRVGRALMLPVALLPAAGLLLGLGHENVLNIPLMEQAGGVIFDNLPLLFAIGVAIGLAGGEGTAGVAAVVGYLIMNTTMGILANDQGLETVQVLGIDTIQMGVFGGIIMGIVAAYLYNRFHDIQLPPYLGFFGGRRFVPIVTAVTSFLMGIAFFFIWPPIQSVIDTFGTAVTGQNTLLAAFIFGVIERSLIPFGLHHIFYSPIWFEFGTFQNAAGEVFRGDFHRFFGGDPTAGTFMTGKFPFMMFGLPAAALAIYHEARKERKKVVGGIMLSAALTSFLTGITEPIEFSFLFVAPLLFAIHALFAGISFALMDFLGVKAGMTFSGGVIDYLLYWNLSTNSILILPVGAAFAVIYYFGFRFAIRKFNLKTPGREDEDDADDSTEAGKEGELAHDVLDAFGGADNIANLDACITRLRVIVKDAKQVDQDRLKKLGASGVLVYGESIQAIFGTQSDNLKGQIQDIIRGKKPRTTEPVQTKEDGSVRSTDGREEIGAPMKGKILPITKVPDEVFSGKMMGDGFAIEPADGTVVSPVDGKVINVFPTKHAIGIQSDHGIEILIHVGIDTVKMEGEGFDLLIKKGDRVKQGQRLLKVDLDAVKKKAKSTITPIVITNLEEGEKLTLLKDGDVRSGETGIVSIKSED
- a CDS encoding AMP-binding protein, translating into MGRAVWFPTEGDIKQSRLGRLMAKVGTESADEFHKRSVQDAAWFWETVEKDLGFVWDRPYRQVLDTSKGIPWARWFVEGGFNVSVNALDRWVEKPSTRHRLALIWEGDNGEVQKWTYRELWTEVNRAARGLRKLGIGEGDRVAIYLPMVVENVVAMLAVARIGAIFTPCFSGYGAEAVATRLRDCEAKVLITADGFLRRGKTVNMKEEADKAAEQSPSVQHVVVVRRLGRQIPAFPRDVDWSNMLSADRTPLTAASTDADHPFMIIYTSGTTGRPKGTVHVHAGFPVKAAFDAGYGMDLDEGSVLFWMTDMGWMMGPWMVFGSLLTGTTMLLFEGTPDYPHPDRMWRLVEDHGVTHLGLSPTVVRALMKHGDEWVKGCHLESLRVFGSTGEPWNPEPWQWLFETVGQKRAPIWNYSGGTEISGGILATNLMKPIAPCSFSGPMPGMDADVVNEQGKSIRREVGELVVRQPWVGMTRGFWRDPDRYEQTYWERFPGVWVHGDWVEVDEDGFWYITGRSDDTLKIAGKRLGPAEMESTLVDHPAVLESATIGVPDADKGEAAVCFVILKAEADEREALRRELMAWVGERMGKALRPRAIHFVRELPKTRNGKILRRAIKAAYTGQDAGDLSSLENPDAIHAVRASHING
- a CDS encoding antibiotic biosynthesis monooxygenase family protein, which codes for MSHIAKTPNPPYYAVIFSSERSEDDNGYEVMGEKMVKLASDQPGFLGVESVRDKNGFGLTISYWESTEAIQNWKEHSLHQLAQQKGKAQWYLRYKTRVCRVERDYGFDRNEDLS